gtgggagagcaatgaaagacatcatgatagagggagacatcctGGAGAtagggaaaaacctggtgctagggaagttcccagagaTCTTATTGTCATATACAGACTATTTATATGTGTTGGAATCATAGTGTaatcattatatatgtataatggaTTGATATCTAAGCAGGGTTGTTAGCAGTCACATCTTCTGAAAGATTTGTAAACTCTTTGGGTTGATACACTTTAATTTACTCACCAATTGTGGTTGTTGgtatagaaagcagaaaggttgcATCTTCAAATgcaatcagaaagcagaaagcttaGATGATGAGCAGTCAGCAGGGAGAGGGAACTGAAAGCAACACAGGTCCCAAACTCATGCcctgtgatgtacttcctccagaaaTGCTACAACACCTAAAGCCCATCAAACATAGCCACctaggaaccaagtattcaaaaacCAGAATCTGTGGGGAACATTTCTTATACAAGCTATCACAGCTACTCTCTAGCCTGCCATGCCTACCAATAAGTTCAACCACTCTCACAGGTTCCAGGAAAGTAACAAGGAACATGCCTTTCCATTGACCAATCTGACCACAGAAAAAGCCTGGGGCTAGGCAAATAATATCTTCCTGCAGCATGTCTTGCTGTAGGAGAGAAAAATGTACACTGAGATCTCTGAGGAAGATATTTGCCTATCCATAGTACAAATTTAATATGTAAGACAATTTTtcaaaagataatatttttattaggcAACCCTGGGTAatctgaactcactatgtagacccggGTGTATGCTTTAACTCACAGATAgcctcctctgtctttctcacaatgggactaaagacatgtgtCGCCAGACCAAGTCTCAAACTTAATCTTTATCACCAGCATTGTTTATCCTTTATGTCTCTTATAAACTGCTACACAAGCTCTAAAATAGACCAGAAGCTTACTAGGACAGCATGTGACTTTCTGGTCATGTTTTCTTTGGGCATTCGATGCTTAGAACAAGCCTTAGCACATTCACTGATGAatgaatgcaggcagacatttgGTCTCCTTGGCATAGCCCCTGCTTCCTTATCAGTTGTTTTGGAACTTTATGAGCCTAATTCCCATGGTAGTCGAAACTCTTTCAACGTGATCTCACATATCTGCAGCTCACTTAATAATGCTTATTCTCCCTCCATTGTTTTGTACTCCCTGATATTCATAAGGACGTCAAATACCACCTTCCATATGCTCAGTTACTGCAGTAATACTTGTCCTTCTGTTGTGTTCCATACCTGATACTCATGGAGACCTCATACACCAATAACTAAGTGTCTCTAAAGGCTCCTATGAAGGTGAGAGTAGTTTGCCACAGGCAATGAAGGTTGTTTCTTAAAGAGAGATGAGTGGTATATGACTTAGTTTCTTCATTTCCATAACACTCAGACCATATCCATTCCTGTGACACATAGCATAATGACTCAGAATTTAAGGGACTTTTCATTTCATGGCTAGAAGTCCTCCCAGTGGGGGCATAGTAGTGCATGTTTTTAATCATCTCACTTGGAAGTCAGAGTCAGGGATCTCTTGAAGTCAAAGGTTTGCTTGGTCTATATAGCTAGCTACAGACCAGCCACAGCTACAAAGTaacccctgtctcaaagcatcaaaaacatcaacaaaatgtCTTTATCAACTTCAGCAGTTCTGATGCTAAATATTCATTAATTGTCACCGTTTCCTGTAGTGGGCTATTACTAGACCCCTGtcttaataataaattatagattttcTCTTTTAGTATATTAACACTTGAAGCTGAAAAGAATTTTTACGATTTCTAACTCACTTCTCCCTTTTCAGTCTCTGATTCTTTACATGGGTTGTATGTCTTCCGCACTGAGAAAGTGATTTTAGCACAACTAGAACTTTTATATCCTTATCCTTGTATCTTGACAGctatataaaaaagcaaaaacccagGTATGGTAATACCcacatttaatcccagaggcagactcaaaggcagaggcagttgggtTTCTCTGCATTTGAgggcagcccaggctacacaactACATATAGCTTCAGGTCATATGGGAATACATGGCAatgctctgtctcaaaaagacacaAGTCATTATAGCCCATTTTCCACTTTTGGTACTGAATAGCTGCCATAACTTGCAAAGGACATTAACCTGTatatgctacttttttttttctttcctgtttttttcttttggtttttcgagacagggtttctctgtgtagctttgggcctttcctggaactcactctgtagcctgggctggcctcaaactcacagagatctgtctggctctgcctcccaagtgatgggattaaagcgtgtgccaccaccacctggccgtaTATGCTACTTTCATGAATCACAATATAAACTTTAGTTCACCAATCTTTTTAGGGAGAGTTCTATATTTACAACTTTGGATCTATTAATTTAGGAGGCATTTCTGTCTATTCCATGAAGGGCAGATACTGATATTTCCCTTAGAAGATTACGTTCTCAGATAGTTTCAATATAATAAAATGTCATCTCAGCCATATAACATGCTACTGCCGTTATGGCAATGGTCCATATCATCGCTTAGTATTTGGTGGAATATAGCCATCAAAATTTGGCCCATAGTCATGCTATTTTTCAGACACATCAGACCTGATTGCATAATTATCTCCCATATAGAGGCAACTCCTTACCAACTGATCTTTGATAGTATCAGTCACTGTTCATGCACAGATTTTGTTGCATGACATTCTGTGTGCAgtaatttatgtttaaattttcctCACTATATACTCAATAAGTATCATTTTATACAATTAAGATTTATTCATGTTATTTCAAATAtcagaattttgttcttttcccaTGTGGAGGGTGTGCGGGAATCAAATTAAATTAGTTTGTAAGGAGGTGGGCAGGATCTGAAATAAtagggggagggaaagaatatgatcaaaatgtatagTGTGACCAAAACAATGCTGAAGAAGTATACCAGTGGAACTGCTAAACTAGATGGCGAGAACCCCATGAGCCTAAAGATTCTAGGCAACAGTGGAAAGCTGGGAGCATGACAGGtggttttccccagggaagagcacaacaattggttgtccagtagctaatggccagccctgaaaatatacatgcaagtaacattatacagacaggacaggttgtatttaggaatatatatattcatatatatatgcatacaacaACTATTGGGGGAAAAGAGGTCATTAATTTTAGAAGAGTGTGGAAGGGTATTTGGAAGGTTTTGAAGGGAAGGAATGGAACAATGTAActatcctgactgtcctggaacaatctctgtagaccaagctgacctcaaactcacagagatctgattgcctctgccttccaagtgatgggattaaaggcatgtttcactAATGCCTAGTGGGAAaatataagtttttaaataaatttagtgCTCTTCACTAAGTCCTGATTATCAATTTTTATAGATAAAATCCAAGGTTTGGCTCATGTTAATTAGGAACTCGACAAACTTTGCAGTGGAACCTCACAGGGCACACTAACTGCATATGAGAGTAGGATCCGTGCCCAGCAGTggatagaaaacacaaaatatattcaAGGGTACTTTTGTACTTTTATTCTGGTGTTGCTTTGCTTTAGCATTTTTGGTCTTActgcttttgcttatatattctgctttctgattttgtattttttaaacgggttgtgtctgcatgtgtgtgtatgtttcttttgttttctttattctggtTTGTTATATTCATctgatttttgtttcaaaaagtaaGATAGAATGAAAGTATCTGGAGTTGAGTAGGTGGGGATTTGAGGAAAATGTTGGAAGAATTTGGAGAGTAGTAATTCTGGTCAGAATATATTacatcaaaattaattttaattatatatatgtttttatggcatatatatatatatatatatatatatatatatattacttccTTCTCATCTGGGATATATCAAGTACTTCTATCCATCTGCTAAGTCTGTTTCAAAAGATCAAGAGAAAAatctttgtatttcatttttcacaTTGCAACCTTTTCTCACCTTCTGAGATAACATCCATTATCATTTCAGCAAAGCTGGATGATAATCATCTTCCACTACAAATACAATTAGGTTGCACAAGTAACAATGAATTACTACTCTGAAAATGTTTCTaataaatttcattcttttgtctCAAGACAGTGAGAGGTAAATCTCTAACAAGAGCGCCTAAGATTCGAGTCCAGTATCCGCTGCCGCCCCTTCAGTCTTCTAAAACACTGACACGGTGCTGCCCTTTTCCTGCTACCTCTTGAAACATTCTTGCCAGTAGTGGCGGAAGCAGAAGTCAATTACCCACTACTTGCTGTCTCAAGAAGCTCCAGATGGCGTCTTCCGTGGGCAACGTGGCCGACAGCACAGGCTTAGCTGAGTTGGCACATCGAGAATATCAGGCAGGAGATTTTGAGGCAGCTGAGAGACACTGCATGGAGCTCTGGAGACAAGAGCCTGAAAATATTGATGTCCTTTTATTACTATCATCTATACACTTCCAGTGTCGAAGGCTAGACAGATCTGCTCACTTTAACACCTTGGCAATTAAACAGAATCCTCTTCTAGCAGAAGCCTATTCGAATATGGGGAATGTGTACAAGGAAAGAGGGCAGTTGCAGGAAGCAGTTGAACATTATCGACATGCCTTGCGGCTCAAGCCTGATTTCATTGATGGCTATATTAATCTGGCATCAGCCTTGGTAGCAGCAGGTGACATGGAAGGAGCAGTACCAGCTTATGCCTCAGCTCTTCAGTACAATCCTGATTTGTACTGTATTCGCAGTGACCTGGGGAACCTGCTCAAAGCTCTGGGTCGCTTGGAAGAAGCCAAGGCATGTTATTTGAAAGCAATTGAGACACAACCAAACTTTGCAGTAGCCTGGAGTAATCTCGGCTGTGTTTTCAATGCACAGGGGGAGATTTGGCTGGCAATTCATCACTTTGAAAAGGCTGTTACCCTTGATccaaatttcctggatgcttATATCAATTTAGGAAATGTTTTGAAAGAAGCACGCATTTTTGACAGAGCCATGGCAGCTTATCTTCGTGCCTTAAGTTTGAGCCCAAATCACGTGGTAGTGCACGGCAACCTGGCTTGTGTGTACTATGAGCAAGGCCTAATAGCCCTGGCCATCGATACCGGCAGGCGAGCTATAGAACTGCAGCCACATTTCCCGGATGCTTATTGCAACCTAGCAAATGCTCTcaaagagaaaggcagtgttgctGAAGCAGAAGAATGTTATAACACAGCTCTTCGTCTGTGTCCTACCCATGCAGACTCTTTGAATAACCTCGCCAATGTCAAACGGGAACAGGGCAATATTGAAGAGGCTGTCCGCCTATATCGCCAAGCATTAGAAGTCTTCCCAGAGTTTGCTGCTGCACATTCCAATTTAGCAAGTGTATTGCAACAACAGGGCAAGCTGCAGGAAGCATTGATGCATTATAAGGAAGCCATAAGAATCAGTCCAACATTTGCTGATGCTTATTCTAATATGGGAAACACTCTAAAGGAGATGCAGGATGTTCAGGGAGCCTTGCAGTGTTATACTCGGGCCATCCAGATTAATCCTGCCTTTGCAGATGCACACAGCAATCTGGCTTTCATTCACAAGGATTCGGGGAATATCTCAGAAGCAATAGCTTCTTACAACACAGCTCTGAAATTTAAGCCTGACTTTCCTGATGCCTATTGTAACTTGGCTCATTGCCTACAAATTATCTGTGATTGGACAGATTATGATGAGCGAATGAAGAAACTGGTTAGTATTGTAGCTGAGCAGCTGGAGAAGAATAGACTGCCTTCTGTGCATCCTCATCACAGTATGCTATACCCTCTTTCTCATGGCTTCAGGAAGGCTATTGCAGAGAAGCATGGGAATCTCTGCTTGGATAAGATTAATGTCCTTCATAAACCACCATATGAACATCCAAAAGACTTGAAGCTCAGTAATGGAAGATTGCGTATAGGATATGTGAGTTCCGACTTTGGGAATCATCCTACTTCTCACCTTATGCAGTCTATTCCAGGCATGCACAATTCTGACAAATTTGAGGTATTCTGCTATGCTCTGAGCCCAGATGATGGTACAAACTTCCGAGTGAAGGTGATGGCAGAAGCCAACCACTTCATTGATCTCTCTCAGATTCCATGCAATGGAAAAGCAGCTGACCGCATTCACCAGGATGGAATTCACATCCTTGTAAATATGAATGGGTATACCAAGGGTGCTCGAAATGAGCTCTTTGCTCTCAGGCCAGCTCCTATTCAGGCAATGTGGCTGGGATACCCTGGGACTAGTGGTGCACTGTTCATGGATTATATCATCACTGATCAGGAAACTTCCCCAGCTGAAGTTGCAGAGCAGTATTCTGAGAAACTGGCTTACATGCCCCATACTTTTTTTATTGGTGATCATGCTAATATGTTTCCTCACCTGAAGAACAAAGCAGTCATCAATTTTAAATCCAATGGGCACATTTATGACAACCGGATAGTTCTGAATGGCATCGATCTCAAAGCATTTCTTGATGGTCTACCAGATGTGAAGATTGTCAAGATGAAATGTCCTGATGGAGGTGACAATTCGGACACCAGTAACACAGCTCTTAATCTGCCTGTCATTCCCATGAATACAATTACAGAAGCAGTTATTGAAATGATTCACAGAGGACAGATTCAGATAACAATTAATGGATTCAGTGTTAGCAATGGACTGGCAACTACACAGATCAATAATAAGGCTGCAACCGGAGAGGAAGTTCCTCGTACCATTATTGTAACCACCCGTTCCCAGTACGGGCTACCAGAAGATGCCATTGTGTACTGTAACTTTAATCAACTATATAAAATTGACCCCTCTACCCTGAAGATGTGGGCAAATATTCTGAAACGTGTACCTAATAGCATGCTCTGGCTGTTGCGTTTTCCAGCAGTAGGAGAATCCAATATTCAACAATATGCACAAAATATGGGCCTTCCCCAGAACCGTATCATTTTTTCACCAGTGGCTCCTAAGGAGGAGCATGTCAGGAGAGGTCAACTGGCTGATGTCTGCCTGGACACTCCCTTGTGTAATGGGCACACCACAGGGATGGATGTTCTCTGGGCAGGAACACCCATGGTGACAATGCCAGGAGAGACTCTTGCCTCTCGAGTTGCAGCTTCTCAGCTTACTTGCCTAGGATGTCTTGAGCTCATTGCTAAAAACAGACAAGAATATGAAGACATAGCTGTAAAACTGGGAACAGATCTAGAATATCTACAGAAAATTCGTAGCAAAGTCTGGAAACAGAGAATATCTAGCCCTCTGTTCAACACCAAACAATACACAGTGGAATTAGAGCGACTGTATCTGAAGATGTGGGAGCATTATGCAGCTGGAAACAAACCTGACCACATGATTAAGCCTATTGAAGTCACTGAGTCAGCCTGAATAAAGACTGTGCACAGGACAATTACCCCTATACCTGAGCCTCAACCTTCTGGGGGAAAGGGAACTAGATAACATGCTTTGTGTTTATCTGTGCAGCACTGTGTTGCAGGTGGGTGATATATAATGATAATAGAATAGCACAGCCACACTTGCTTCTTGCGTAAGGAGAGACGAGATAAGAAACTGCTATTCCAAAAGGAATTTCTGTAGAGTGTTGCACCAAGCAGGTGGTGCAGAGGTCTGGAAGGTCTGGTCTCCCTTGATCTTCCATGGGATGCTTAAtgtggaaagagacagagattgaCCAGCCATTTTGTGAGTCCATGAATTGATAGAGTCTtctggtctttcttttttttttccgtatTTTGAGTATtggagcttttaaaaatgtttgctttcaggtatttttattcatgtgaagTGATATTGATTCTTCTGAGATAAAGTTTAAACTAAAATATTGTTTCCTGTTTTAGTGTGTGAACTCTGACAGGGTGACAGGAACCTTGCTGATGTAGTCTTTTTATAGGTTTTATCAACCACTGGAGCCTGTATCAGTCATTTTAGTGTCTGACCTAATGCTTGAAGCTGACAGTGCTTTGTTGATTTAGATGGTGACTCAGATTTTTCAGCCTCGttcccatttcttttccttcaccTCCCTTAAATTTGCCTGTGAGTGCTAAAGATACCAAGTCTTGTTTCAAACATCCTTAAACATGCCATCTGGTGCCAAGGGAAAATTCTTAGGAGTGGATATTAATCATGAAGGGCACAGTTGTGGTACTGTTATTGATAACAATGTAtatgtttttgccttttttttttttacctatttCACCAGTGTTTAAGCCTCTGACTGACCCTGCTCTGCTGCTTCTAAAAGTGATGTGTGATAAGATTtttaccttcctttttaatttttttaagtgagtCCCATTATTCCTATTTCTTTTAGCAGAAATGAAATCCCAGGTAAGTATATTTGATTAGTAAGTTGTAGTTATCTCCAGTACATTAAATATTGTTCACTGATAGATTTTGAGGTAAAGCTTTGCAGGACCATCCCTATATAGGCAGTTATTTTTCAGACTGTGTTAGTGTATAAGTCTCTATGTTTATGGATTCAGCCTTAGTAGTAGTGAGTTTGCATCACTACTTGGTTTAGACTATAAGTTAGACATTTGCGCTCCTGGAGCTTGAGTTTTGGTGTTTCAAAAAAAGGCAGAGGGCTTGAGGCTTGAACAAGAAGCCGCCATATGAATACGTTTGTACTGCTCTCCTGCACTGTTTCTACGGTGCAGACACAGGCCAGTTTTGTGTTAGTGCTCTAGCTGTGGCTTCCCAAAGCACCTAGGCAGTGCACCAATCGGTAGCTGCAGCTGTTGCCTGAACTTAGCTGACAAGTTATTGACAATTAAGAACTTGAATTTGTGGTCCTTACTGCTAGTTAAAACCTAAGCGAGGGGTCTCATGTGTAATTCTGAAGTAGAATTACATTGTCATAAACTGTGTACCTTTAGCAATGGAAATCAAGGAACACCAgttaagagattttttaaatttattttttaactgttaaAGGTTGCCAGCATGGTTACAGGTAAACTGACTTTTCAAATTCACAGAACTACTAATGTGGGATTGGATAATAAACTTCCAGTGCCACTAAGGCTGTGATCTGTGGCCATTTTACATGGCACATCATTCCTCCTATAGGTATGAATTTTGCTCTGGTTGAAGCTTTGCTTATTGTAACAGGCTTTTATTTCCAGGTAACATGTCTGTGGAAGACTTAATTCTGATAGAGTTATAGATATACtggaaactaattttttttctattttattctactgctttattgaaaaaaaaaataaagcatttaaattgTGCTCCAGAAATTCAGATGTTGTCTTGTGGTCTTTAAACAATAAAAGGATGATTTCCCATTAAAAAAATGCACTCTTTTGTAGCATTTTTCCATCCATTTAACTATGAATTACATGACACTGTTTTTTAACACctatataatatttcattgtgtaaatgtaccaaattttcgttatccattcatttttttatgaaCAGCAAGTTATTTCCTATTTCTAACTAATGttaataaaacagcaacaaatacaATGAGCAAGTGTCTCCGTCATAGTATATagattcctttgggtatatgcccaagaatggctCATCAGGaccttgaggtagatctattcccaagTTCCCCAGGCAaaaccacactgatttccaatgTCACTATACAAGTTTGTATTTCCACCAGCAATGGGTAAGAATTCTTACACCACTTCCTCACCATCATGTGCTGTCAGTAGTTTTAATGATATTGGCCATCCTGAGTAGTATAAGATAATTTTGTTGATCTTGCCATGCTTaggtctttcttcttccttgtttttttttttgggggggaggtaaAAAAGATCATTCATTATATGTATAGGTATGGATGCTACATGCCAAATCATATGTTTGGAGGTTTTATGTGTTGGGGgacaaaacagcttgaccacacagctgctatAACAGGCTTAGagacccagacacagcttctggcatgCAACACCTgcacccaggaaaagccataagctgacactAACCAGTGGGGCCTGCATCCCAAACATTCCCtacacccctagacaaatgtcagccaatcaatGTGCTGAGAATCACCTTCAGAGCACTGGAAATCCCTTCACCCCAACTTcttctatgataaaaactctacccTTCCTGGTCtcggggctctctgctctcactgcagTTGTACAGAGATTCCAAAGAGCTTgggaaataaaggctctttgcttttacatatgggatttggtctttTTAGTAGTCTTTTGGGGTTCCTGGTGCTCTAGGTATAACATCTGGGGACTCACACAGTATCTCCCAAGCCCACCGGGACCACCGCCCATAGAGCCTGAAGCTGGTTGgtaagtgtctgtctgtcctgtctgtctgtgttcagtTTTATTTCTATGACTAGCCAAAATCAGTGATTGTGATCAGGAATGGGTAAGGGCAGACCTGTTAGAGAACCATGATTACAAG
The DNA window shown above is from Onychomys torridus unplaced genomic scaffold, mOncTor1.1, whole genome shotgun sequence and carries:
- the LOC118575024 gene encoding UDP-N-acetylglucosamine--peptide N-acetylglucosaminyltransferase 110 kDa subunit-like, with the translated sequence MASSVGNVADSTGLAELAHREYQAGDFEAAERHCMELWRQEPENIDVLLLLSSIHFQCRRLDRSAHFNTLAIKQNPLLAEAYSNMGNVYKERGQLQEAVEHYRHALRLKPDFIDGYINLASALVAAGDMEGAVPAYASALQYNPDLYCIRSDLGNLLKALGRLEEAKACYLKAIETQPNFAVAWSNLGCVFNAQGEIWLAIHHFEKAVTLDPNFLDAYINLGNVLKEARIFDRAMAAYLRALSLSPNHVVVHGNLACVYYEQGLIALAIDTGRRAIELQPHFPDAYCNLANALKEKGSVAEAEECYNTALRLCPTHADSLNNLANVKREQGNIEEAVRLYRQALEVFPEFAAAHSNLASVLQQQGKLQEALMHYKEAIRISPTFADAYSNMGNTLKEMQDVQGALQCYTRAIQINPAFADAHSNLAFIHKDSGNISEAIASYNTALKFKPDFPDAYCNLAHCLQIICDWTDYDERMKKLVSIVAEQLEKNRLPSVHPHHSMLYPLSHGFRKAIAEKHGNLCLDKINVLHKPPYEHPKDLKLSNGRLRIGYVSSDFGNHPTSHLMQSIPGMHNSDKFEVFCYALSPDDGTNFRVKVMAEANHFIDLSQIPCNGKAADRIHQDGIHILVNMNGYTKGARNELFALRPAPIQAMWLGYPGTSGALFMDYIITDQETSPAEVAEQYSEKLAYMPHTFFIGDHANMFPHLKNKAVINFKSNGHIYDNRIVLNGIDLKAFLDGLPDVKIVKMKCPDGGDNSDTSNTALNLPVIPMNTITEAVIEMIHRGQIQITINGFSVSNGLATTQINNKAATGEEVPRTIIVTTRSQYGLPEDAIVYCNFNQLYKIDPSTLKMWANILKRVPNSMLWLLRFPAVGESNIQQYAQNMGLPQNRIIFSPVAPKEEHVRRGQLADVCLDTPLCNGHTTGMDVLWAGTPMVTMPGETLASRVAASQLTCLGCLELIAKNRQEYEDIAVKLGTDLEYLQKIRSKVWKQRISSPLFNTKQYTVELERLYLKMWEHYAAGNKPDHMIKPIEVTESA